The following are encoded together in the Vigna angularis cultivar LongXiaoDou No.4 chromosome 9, ASM1680809v1, whole genome shotgun sequence genome:
- the LOC108320521 gene encoding protein THYLAKOID ASSEMBLY 8, chloroplastic, producing MALSLFQNPNFLKSQLQSQPQIATATTTARCGYLRVRCGGPRSQRGPLVKGRILSIEAIQAIQTLKRLHRTNPPNLSSQLSNTLTRLLKSDLLATLRELLRQRHCALALRVFSTLRSEYGAELSLYAEMVQALTACDMHEDVDSLILDLEDENEIRCDDNKGLASLIKAVVTARRKESTLRIYDLMKKSGYGTVAELDEYVFKVLVSGFKSFGEEALAEELQQHYKMSLAKSQFNTLRI from the coding sequence ATGGCTTTGTCCCTGTTCCAAAACCCCAACTTTCTTAAATCCCAACTCCAATCTCAGCCCCAAATCGCCACGGCTACCACCACCGCACGCTGTGGCTACCTTCGGGTGAGGTGCGGCGGACCGCGATCTCAGCGTGGACCGCTGGTGAAAGGTCGAATCCTGAGCATCGAAGCAATCCAAGCCATCCAAACCCTAAAACGTCTCCACCGAACAAACCCTCCCAACCTCTCCTCCCAACTCTCTAACACCCTCACGCGCCTCCTCAAATCTGACCTCCTCGCCACCCTCCGAGAGCTCCTACGCCAGCGCCACTGCGCCCTCGCCCTCCGTGTCTTCTCCACTCTCCGATCGGAATACGGCGCCGAGTTATCCCTCTATGCCGAGATGGTACAGGCCCTCACCGCCTGTGATATGCACGAAGACGTGGACAGTCTGATCCTCGACCtcgaagatgaaaatgaaatcaGGTGCGACGATAATAAGGGGCTTGCCAGCTTGATTAAGGCCGTTGTTACTGCTCGGAGGAAAGAATCAACACTCAGGATTTACgacttgatgaagaagagtGGATATGGAACCGTCGCTGAGCTCGATGAGTACGTGTTTAAGGTTTTGGTTTCTGGTTTCAAGAGTTTCGGGGAAGAGGCTCTTGCTGAAGAACTTCAACAGCATTACAAAATGTCGCTTGCTAAGTCTCAATTCAACACCTTGCGCATTTAG
- the LOC108320496 gene encoding auxin-responsive protein IAA27: MSTPFEHDYIGLAETPYMEKSCDKISSSVSSNLSSEDENSSFLNFKETELRLGLPGCEFSENKPGAAGISLFGKDLQSSGYSASSTPSKSLKRGFSDTISSSSSSSGKWIFSASDATGDDLRNGANTSALCSKEVGLVPHSEKPPQVSATATIEHAPAPAAKAQVVGWPPIRSFRKNRMAYNLAKSNTEAEEKSRAGCLYVKVSMDGAPYLRKVDLKTHCNYIELSSALEKMFSCFTIGQCGSRGVSGGKEGLSERAFKDLIDGSEYVLTYEDKDGDWMLVGDVPWEMFTESCKKLRIMKGSEAIGLAPRAMEKSRSQY; the protein is encoded by the exons ATGTCTACACCCTTTGAACATGATTACATAGGCTTAGCAGAGACTCCATACATGGAGAAAAGCTGTGATAAGATATCCTCTTCAGTTTCGTCCAACCTTTCGTCTGAGGATGAGAACAGTTCATTTCTGAACTTCAAGGAGACGGAGCTGAGGCTTGGTCTGCCAGGTTGTGAGTTTTCTGAGAACAAACCAGGAGCTGCAGGGATCTCTCTTTTTGGCAAGGATTTGCAGAGTAGTGGCTATTCTGCTTCCTCAACTCCTTCCAAGAGCCTCAAGAGGGGTTTCTCTGATACCATTagttcctcctcctcctcttctggGAAATGGATTTTCTCAGCCAGTGATGCAACTGGTGATGATTTGAGAAATGGGGCTAATACCTCTGCACTCTGCAGCAAAGAGGTTGGTTTGGTTCCTCACTCTGAGAAGCCGCCTCAGGTTTCTGCAACTGCAACAATTGAAcatgctcctgctcctgctgcAAA AGCACAAGTTGTGGGATGGCCACCAATTCGGTCTTTTCGGAAGAACAGAATGGCCTATAATTTGGCAAAAAGCAACACTGAAGCTGAGGAGAAATCAAGAGCTGGTTGTCTTTATGTTAAGGTCAGCATGGATGGCGCACCTTATCTCAGAAAGGTTGATCTGAAAACCCACTGCAACTATATTGAACTTTCTTCTGCTCTTGAGAAAATGTTCAGCTGCTTTACCATTG GTCAATGTGGTTCACGTGGAGTTTCTGGTGGGAAAGAGGGATTGAGTGAGAGAGCGTTTAAGGATCTTATTGATGGCTCTGAATATGTTCTTACTTATGAAGATAAAGATGGAGATTGGATGCTAGTGGGTGATGTGCCTTGGGA GATGTTCACTGAGTCGTGTAAGAAACTAAGGATAATGAAAGGCTCCGAGGCAATTGGACTAG CTCCAAGGGCAATGGAAAAATCTAGGAGCCAATATTAG
- the LOC108320489 gene encoding aquaporin TIP2-1: MGGIAFGRLDDSFSLSSIKAYIAEFHSTLLFVFAGVGSAIAYGKLTSDAALDPAGLLAVAICHGFALFVAVSVGANISGGHVNPAVTFGLALGGHITILTGIFYWIAQLLGSIVACFLLSYVTGGLAIPVHSVASGVGVVEGVVTEIIITFGLVYTVYATAADPKKGSLGTIAPIAIGFIVGANILAAGPFSGGSMNPARSFGPAVVSGDFHDNWIYWVGPLVGGGLAGLIYGNVFIRSDHAPLSTEF; the protein is encoded by the exons ATGGGTGGCATTGCCTTCGGACGTTTGGATGATTCTTTCAGTTTAAGCTCAATCAAGGCCTATATTGCTGAGTTCCATTCAACCTTGCTCTTTGTTTTTGCCGGTGTTGGTTCAGCCATAGCCTATG GTAAGTTGACATCAGATGCAGCACTCGATCCTGCTGGGTTACTGGCAGTTGCTATTTGCCACGGTTTTGCACTTTTTGTTGCAGTTTCTGTTGGTGCCAACATCTCTGGTGGCCATGTCAACCCTGCTGTGACTTTTGGATTGGCTCTTGGTGGCCACATCACCATCCTCACAGGCATATTCTACTGGATTGCACAGCTTCTTGGCTCCATCGTGGCCTGTTTTCTTCTCAGCTATGTCACAGGAGGTTTG GCAATTCCAGTTCACAGTGTGGCTTCTGgggttggagttgttgaaggagttGTTACAGAGATCATAATCACATTTGGTTTGGTGTACACTGTATACGCCACAGCAGCTGATCCTAAGAAGGGTTCATTGGGCACGATTGCACCCATTGCCATTGGTTTCATTGTTGGTGCGAACATCTTGGCAGCAGGGCCATTCTCAGGTGGCTCAATGAACCCTGCACGCTCCTTTGGCCCTGCAGTTGTGAGTGGTGACTTCCATGACAACTGGATCTACTGGGTCGGACCTCTTGTCGGTGGTGGTTTGGCTGGCCTCATCTATGGCAATGTCTTCATTCGCTCTGACCATGCACCTCTTTCCACTGAATTTTGA
- the LOC108320625 gene encoding protein MODIFIED TRANSPORT TO THE VACUOLE 1: MESSRRAVESYWRSRLIDSATSDEDKVTPVYKLEEISELLRSSHVSIVKEVSEFVLKRLEHKSPIVKQKALRLIKYVVGKSGVEFRREMQRHSVAVRQLFHYKGQLDPLKGDALNKAVRDTAHEAISAIFSEENSKPAPAEDLNRRIQGFGNKNYEPPQEDKKSFISEVVGIGSASIKQGLNSLTQGHSLMKNDPGSYKSPNLRRSLTNETEHGDRYEPISYHNEAQSSFGGSKNQSSGPWNQDSRVTKTETSNGDSGASYVESKTREHKLLETIVTSGGVRLQPTRDAIQAFLTEAAKLDALALCHALELKLQSPIWQVRMKAVCVLESILRKKDDDHFSLVESYFTENRDVVLRCSESPQVSLRERAAKVLSLLGGGQSNNSAINSENAVKTENAAVVELPNLIDTGDSDDYHGTEDTLNSVTDQNISTLTSTPLVDDLFGDFSSSIGASQEIKNDDDPFADVSFHTSENKENADDLFSGMTVGSDKQSNHANHRQGNMGDPELFDIFTSNSEHGNQKELVTDLMGGLSMDENTSSTTQKGASPSMQFESLFSGLTDHIPGNTSDGMLSSQPMGLNVNPIFPNGTLPFNMQPGFMLNQAYSSQPLNYGAMGTLLAQQQFLATMANFQHLNNINMRDDGVAQMAGPNGKSPLPDIFQPNFQTQTPSSMINTSRKEETKAFDFISDHMTSSRDSRRMI; encoded by the exons ATGGAATCGAGTCGAAGAGCAGTGGAGTCGTACTGGCGGTCGCGGTTGATCGATTCAGCTACGTCCGATGAAGATAAAGTCACGCCCGTTTACAAATTGGAGGAAATCAGCGAGCTTTTGCGTTCTTCGCATGTTAGTATTGTGAAGGAGGTTTCGGAGTTTGTCTTAAAACGTTTGGAACATAAAAGCCCAATTGTGAAACAGAAG GCTTTAAGATTGATAAAGTATGTGGTTGGGAAGTCGGGCGTGGAGTTCAGAAGGGAAATGCAGAGACATTCAGTGGCGGTTCGTCAGTTGTTTCACTACAAGGGACAGTTGGATCCTTTGAAAGGCGATGCACTAAATAAGGCCGTGAGAGACACTGCTCACGAGGCTATCTCTGCCATCTTTTCAGAAGAGAATAGTAAGCCAGCACCCGCTGAAGATCTAAACCGGCGGATACAAGGGTTTGGGAATAAAAACTATGAACCGCCACAGGAAGataaaaaatcttttatcaGTGAGGTTGTTGGTATTGGAAGCGCGTCAATTAAGCAAGGGCTTAATAGCTTAACACAGGGACATTCGCTGATGAAAAATGATCCCGGCAGCTATAAGAGTCCAAATCTTCGAAGATCGTTGACAAATGAAACAGAACATGGTGACAGATATGAACCAATTTCGTATCATAATGAAGCTCAGAGTAGTTTTGGAGGTTCAAAGAATCAATCTTCTGGTCCTTGGAATCAGGATTCAAGAGTAACTAAGACGGAAACATCAAATGGGGATTCTGGTGCAAGTTATGTAGAGAGTAAGACAAGAGAGCATAAGTTGCTGGAGACAATTGTAACTTCAGGAGGTGTTCGCCTGCAACCCACTCGTGATGCAATTCAAGCTTTCCTAACGGAGGCTGCAAAGTTAGATGCATTGGCTTTATGTCATGCCCTTGAACTGAAGCTTCAATCTCCAATTTGGCAG GTTCGCATGAAAGCTGTTTGTGTCCTTGAGTCCATTCTGAGGAAGAAGGATGATGATCATTTTTCACTGGTGGAATCTTACTTCACTGAAAATAGAGATGTGGTGCTGAGATGTTCTGAATCTCCGCAAGTCTCTTTACGGGAAAGGGCTGCAAAG GTTCTTAGTCTTTTAGGTGGAGGCCAGTCAAACAACTCTGCAATTAATTCAGAGAATGCTGTGAAAACAGAGAATGCTGCTGTTGTGGAGCTGCCTAATTTGATAGACACTGGTGATTCAGATGATTATCACGGAACTGAGGACACTCTAAACAGTGTAACagatcaaaatatatcaactttGACATCCACTCCTCTGGTTGATGATTTATTTGGAGATTTCAGCAGCTCTATTGGGGCTAgtcaagaaataaaaaatgatgatgatCCATTTGCTGATGTTTCATTTCACACAAGTGAGAACAAAGAAAATGCTGATGATCTCTTTTCTGGGATGACTGTTGGTAGTGATAAGCAGAGCAATCACGCCAATCACAGGCAGGGGAATATGGGTGATCCTGAACTTTTTGACATTTTTACTTCCAATTCTGAGCACGGAAACCAGAAGGAGCTTGTCACTGATTTAATGGGCGGTCTATCAATGGATGAAAATACCTCAAGTACGACGCAGAAGGGAGCATCTCCTTCCATGCAATttgaatctttattttcagGCTTAACTGACCATATTCCTGGCAATACTTCAGATGGCATGTTGAGCTCTCAGCCAATGGGGTTGAATGTAAATCCCATTTTTCCTAATGGTACTCTGCCTTTTAATATGCAACCTGGCTTCATGTTGAACCAAGCTTATTCTTCCCAGCCTCTTAATTACGGTGCCATGGGAACTCTTTTGGCTCAACAGCAATTCTTAGCAACAATGGCTAATTTCCAACACCTTAATAATATCAACATGCGAGATGATGGTGTTGCTCAAATGGCTGGACCGAATGGAAAATCACCCTTGCCAGACATATTTCAACCAAATTTTCAAACTCAAACTCCTAGCTCAATGATCAACACCTCAAGGAAAGAAGAAACTAAAGCATTTGACTTTATCTCT GACCATATGACCTCTTCTCGTGATTCAAGGAGAATGATTTAA
- the LOC108320429 gene encoding uncharacterized protein LOC108320429 isoform X1, producing the protein MASHFNLHHQLFNYSSVGLDIRKRTTAYALQHANSNVLDERNNSSLNSGMLVGSLSSCYTSFKKLSLLAASAKTCFYGSDDQSKEAVEVTDVPSSSEGIEHNRVHCVVWLLHESSRSFSQSINSLGVARSGPALAMAWIGKDVGEWHRRMAYEVAVYALMKAVIDLEILLSHERLNEFSPVKEILSPQMNEMGEHIEIRLKMKHPYLVQWFRDTEMPRIAGYFIPLLKKWSVEYAGSGIAGIIVAITCCSAVVKFGSRHICCSLLVLSLEDVLVKLMDFSPNLASMDKLHQLATEAGFEQCFLYHFGGKVFPSEKTEDLEFWIGLAHKKLLKAFNEESISLKKQNFQQKIRADSLATLGLFTYLGRKTRMFLSVMGIKDLDGVVKDFLRYLEFGILFIYPEFSSISVYQCFMEVVTDEIGWLDFYMSFVQINCKEKRSKHNARQAEKEIISSVVFTVCYDVFSGFAHFNRSTQQSFDTASRSYLLICQGLLSICLQYHWAAYDKSGESLNTMDHAAIDNQTSYMGSINGPKLPRVFEVHQMSHDLTTEGCPEINFRNSSTFKKASVSAITSKKTYEKDSDIDKSNTQPQNFIKRYIIKLASTSADIWMGTVLLFIDISVALELLSRQMHGCKPSGSQRKRLNRTLSDIIVLIPVTILMLLPVTAVGHAAILAAIKKYMPFLIPSSYSSERLDVVKQIKQTREMGDQLHLAQFDLEDQPVTIS; encoded by the exons ATGGCTTCTCACTTCAATCTGCACCATCAACTTTTCAACTACTC ATCCGTGGGGCTAGATATCAGAAAAAGAACAACGGCTTATGCCCTTCAACATGCCAATTCAAATGTGTTAGATGAGAGAAATAATAGTTCTTTGAATAGTGGCATGCTAGTTGGATCTCTGTCTTCATGTTACACATCCTTCAAGAAGCTCTCATTGTTGGCAGCATCAGCTAAGACTTGTTTTTACGGTTCTGATGATCAAAGCAAAGAAGCAGTTGAGGTTACTGATGTTCCATCCAGTAGTGAGGGAATAGAACATAATAGGGTGCACTGTGTCGTGTGGTTATTGCATGAATCTTCTAGGAGCTTTTCCCAGTCAATCAATTCGCTTGGAGTAGCAAGGAGTGGTCCTGCTCTTGCAATGGCTTGGATTGGAAAGGATGTGGGTGAATGGCATAGACGTATGGCTTATGAG GTTGCAGTTTATGCTTTAATGAAAGCAGTAATTGATTTGGAGATATTGCTTTCACATGAACGACTAAATGAATTTTCCCCAGTTAAAGAGAT TTTGAGCCCACAAATGAATGAAATGGGAGAGCACATTGAAATTCGACTGAAAATGAAGCATCCATATTTGGTGCAGTGGTTTAGAGACACTGAAATGCCGCGGATAGCAGGATATTTTATTCCACTTCTAAAGAAGTGGTCCGTGGAATATGCAGGAAG CGGTATTGCAGGAATTATTGTGGCTATAACATGTTGTAGTGCAGTGGTTAAATTTGGCTCCAGGCATATCTGCTGCTCCTTACTTGTATTGTCTCTTGAAGATGTTTTGGTCAAGCTTATGGACTTTTCACCCAATCTTGCATCTATGGACAAATTACATCAGTTAGCAACTGAGGCAGGATTTGAACAGTGTTTCTTGTACCATTTTGGTGGGAAGGTTTTTCCCAGTGAGAAAACTGAGGACCTAGAGTTTTGGATTGGTTTGGCCCACAAGAAACTATTGAAAGCCTTCAATGAAGAAAGCATCTCTTTAAAGAAgcaaaattttcaacaaaag ATACGAGCAGACAGTTTGGCCACATTGGGGCTTTTTACATACCTTGGAAGAAAGACTAGAATGTTTTTGTCAGTAATGGGCATTAAGGATCTTGACGGAGTAGTCAAGGACTTCCTCAG GTACCTGGAATTTGGCATTCTTTTCATTTATCCGGAATTTTCCTCCATCAGTGTGTACCAGTGTTTCATGGAG GTGGTAACAGATGAGATAGGATGGCTTGATTTTTATATGTCCTTTGTTCAAATAAACTGCAAGGAGAAAAGGTCTAAACATAATGCTCGCCAGGCAGAGAAAGAGATAATTTCTTCTGTAGTTTTTACTGTGTGCTATGATGTTTTCTCTGGGTTTGCACACTTCAATCGCTCAACTCAACAATCATTTGACACAGCTTCACGGTCATACTTGCTTATTTg TCAGGGTTTGCTTAGTATTTGTCTGCAATATCACTGGGCTGCTTATGACAAGTCGGG GGAATCACTAAATACCATGGATCATGCTGCAATTGACAACCAAACATCATATATGGGAAGTATAAATGGACCCAAGTTACCTCGGGTGTTTGAAGTGCATCAGATGTCACATGATTTAACTACAGAAGGATGTCCAGAGATTAATTTTCGAAACAGTAGTACATTCAAAAAG GCTTCAGTTTCTGCAATCACAAGTAAGAAAACATATGAGAAAGACTCTGATATTGACAAGTCAAATACTCAGCCTCAAAATTTTATCAAGAGATACATAATCAAATTGGCATCCACAAGTGCA GACATCTGGATGGGTACTGTATTGCTCTTCATAGACATTTCAGTTGCTTTAGAGCTACTTTCAAGGCAAATGCATGGCTGCAAGCCTTCTGGTAGTCAAAGAAAGAGGCTAAACAGAACCTTGTCTGACATAATTGTGCTAATTCCAGTGACAATCTTGATGCTACTTCCT GTAACAGCTGTAGGCCATGCAGCTATTCTGGCAGCTATCAAGAAGTATATGCCGTTCTTG ATCCCTTCATCTTATTCTTCTGAGCGCTTGGATGTTGTAAAGCAAATAAAGCAAACTAGAGAGATGGGTGATCAGTTACATTTGGCTCAGTTTGACCTTGAAGATCAACCAGTAACCATTTCTTGA
- the LOC108320429 gene encoding uncharacterized protein LOC108320429 isoform X2: protein MASHFNLHHQLFNYSSVGLDIRKRTTAYALQHANSNVLDERNNSSLNSGMLVGSLSSCYTSFKKLSLLAASAKTCFYGSDDQSKEAVEVTDVPSSSEGIEHNRVHCVVWLLHESSRSFSQSINSLGVARSGPALAMAWIGKDVGEWHRRMAYEVAVYALMKAVIDLEILLSHERLNEFSPVKEILSPQMNEMGEHIEIRLKMKHPYLVQWFRDTEMPRIAGYFIPLLKKWSVEYAGSGIAGIIVAITCCSAVVKFGSRHICCSLLVLSLEDVLVKLMDFSPNLASMDKLHQLATEAGFEQCFLYHFGGKVFPSEKTEDLEFWIGLAHKKLLKAFNEESISLKKQNFQQKIRADSLATLGLFTYLGRKTRMFLSVMGIKDLDGVVKDFLRYLEFGILFIYPEFSSISVYQCFMEVVTDEIGWLDFYMSFVQINCKEKRSKHNARQAEKEIISSVVFTVCYDVFSGFAHFNRSTQQSFDTASRSYLLIWESLNTMDHAAIDNQTSYMGSINGPKLPRVFEVHQMSHDLTTEGCPEINFRNSSTFKKASVSAITSKKTYEKDSDIDKSNTQPQNFIKRYIIKLASTSADIWMGTVLLFIDISVALELLSRQMHGCKPSGSQRKRLNRTLSDIIVLIPVTILMLLPVTAVGHAAILAAIKKYMPFLIPSSYSSERLDVVKQIKQTREMGDQLHLAQFDLEDQPVTIS, encoded by the exons ATGGCTTCTCACTTCAATCTGCACCATCAACTTTTCAACTACTC ATCCGTGGGGCTAGATATCAGAAAAAGAACAACGGCTTATGCCCTTCAACATGCCAATTCAAATGTGTTAGATGAGAGAAATAATAGTTCTTTGAATAGTGGCATGCTAGTTGGATCTCTGTCTTCATGTTACACATCCTTCAAGAAGCTCTCATTGTTGGCAGCATCAGCTAAGACTTGTTTTTACGGTTCTGATGATCAAAGCAAAGAAGCAGTTGAGGTTACTGATGTTCCATCCAGTAGTGAGGGAATAGAACATAATAGGGTGCACTGTGTCGTGTGGTTATTGCATGAATCTTCTAGGAGCTTTTCCCAGTCAATCAATTCGCTTGGAGTAGCAAGGAGTGGTCCTGCTCTTGCAATGGCTTGGATTGGAAAGGATGTGGGTGAATGGCATAGACGTATGGCTTATGAG GTTGCAGTTTATGCTTTAATGAAAGCAGTAATTGATTTGGAGATATTGCTTTCACATGAACGACTAAATGAATTTTCCCCAGTTAAAGAGAT TTTGAGCCCACAAATGAATGAAATGGGAGAGCACATTGAAATTCGACTGAAAATGAAGCATCCATATTTGGTGCAGTGGTTTAGAGACACTGAAATGCCGCGGATAGCAGGATATTTTATTCCACTTCTAAAGAAGTGGTCCGTGGAATATGCAGGAAG CGGTATTGCAGGAATTATTGTGGCTATAACATGTTGTAGTGCAGTGGTTAAATTTGGCTCCAGGCATATCTGCTGCTCCTTACTTGTATTGTCTCTTGAAGATGTTTTGGTCAAGCTTATGGACTTTTCACCCAATCTTGCATCTATGGACAAATTACATCAGTTAGCAACTGAGGCAGGATTTGAACAGTGTTTCTTGTACCATTTTGGTGGGAAGGTTTTTCCCAGTGAGAAAACTGAGGACCTAGAGTTTTGGATTGGTTTGGCCCACAAGAAACTATTGAAAGCCTTCAATGAAGAAAGCATCTCTTTAAAGAAgcaaaattttcaacaaaag ATACGAGCAGACAGTTTGGCCACATTGGGGCTTTTTACATACCTTGGAAGAAAGACTAGAATGTTTTTGTCAGTAATGGGCATTAAGGATCTTGACGGAGTAGTCAAGGACTTCCTCAG GTACCTGGAATTTGGCATTCTTTTCATTTATCCGGAATTTTCCTCCATCAGTGTGTACCAGTGTTTCATGGAG GTGGTAACAGATGAGATAGGATGGCTTGATTTTTATATGTCCTTTGTTCAAATAAACTGCAAGGAGAAAAGGTCTAAACATAATGCTCGCCAGGCAGAGAAAGAGATAATTTCTTCTGTAGTTTTTACTGTGTGCTATGATGTTTTCTCTGGGTTTGCACACTTCAATCGCTCAACTCAACAATCATTTGACACAGCTTCACGGTCATACTTGCTTATTTg GGAATCACTAAATACCATGGATCATGCTGCAATTGACAACCAAACATCATATATGGGAAGTATAAATGGACCCAAGTTACCTCGGGTGTTTGAAGTGCATCAGATGTCACATGATTTAACTACAGAAGGATGTCCAGAGATTAATTTTCGAAACAGTAGTACATTCAAAAAG GCTTCAGTTTCTGCAATCACAAGTAAGAAAACATATGAGAAAGACTCTGATATTGACAAGTCAAATACTCAGCCTCAAAATTTTATCAAGAGATACATAATCAAATTGGCATCCACAAGTGCA GACATCTGGATGGGTACTGTATTGCTCTTCATAGACATTTCAGTTGCTTTAGAGCTACTTTCAAGGCAAATGCATGGCTGCAAGCCTTCTGGTAGTCAAAGAAAGAGGCTAAACAGAACCTTGTCTGACATAATTGTGCTAATTCCAGTGACAATCTTGATGCTACTTCCT GTAACAGCTGTAGGCCATGCAGCTATTCTGGCAGCTATCAAGAAGTATATGCCGTTCTTG ATCCCTTCATCTTATTCTTCTGAGCGCTTGGATGTTGTAAAGCAAATAAAGCAAACTAGAGAGATGGGTGATCAGTTACATTTGGCTCAGTTTGACCTTGAAGATCAACCAGTAACCATTTCTTGA
- the LOC108320429 gene encoding uncharacterized protein LOC108320429 isoform X3 — MWVNGIDVWLMSLSPQMNEMGEHIEIRLKMKHPYLVQWFRDTEMPRIAGYFIPLLKKWSVEYAGSGIAGIIVAITCCSAVVKFGSRHICCSLLVLSLEDVLVKLMDFSPNLASMDKLHQLATEAGFEQCFLYHFGGKVFPSEKTEDLEFWIGLAHKKLLKAFNEESISLKKQNFQQKIRADSLATLGLFTYLGRKTRMFLSVMGIKDLDGVVKDFLRYLEFGILFIYPEFSSISVYQCFMEVVTDEIGWLDFYMSFVQINCKEKRSKHNARQAEKEIISSVVFTVCYDVFSGFAHFNRSTQQSFDTASRSYLLICQGLLSICLQYHWAAYDKSGESLNTMDHAAIDNQTSYMGSINGPKLPRVFEVHQMSHDLTTEGCPEINFRNSSTFKKASVSAITSKKTYEKDSDIDKSNTQPQNFIKRYIIKLASTSADIWMGTVLLFIDISVALELLSRQMHGCKPSGSQRKRLNRTLSDIIVLIPVTILMLLPVTAVGHAAILAAIKKYMPFLIPSSYSSERLDVVKQIKQTREMGDQLHLAQFDLEDQPVTIS; from the exons ATGTGGGTGAATGGCATAGACGTATGGCTTATGAG TTTGAGCCCACAAATGAATGAAATGGGAGAGCACATTGAAATTCGACTGAAAATGAAGCATCCATATTTGGTGCAGTGGTTTAGAGACACTGAAATGCCGCGGATAGCAGGATATTTTATTCCACTTCTAAAGAAGTGGTCCGTGGAATATGCAGGAAG CGGTATTGCAGGAATTATTGTGGCTATAACATGTTGTAGTGCAGTGGTTAAATTTGGCTCCAGGCATATCTGCTGCTCCTTACTTGTATTGTCTCTTGAAGATGTTTTGGTCAAGCTTATGGACTTTTCACCCAATCTTGCATCTATGGACAAATTACATCAGTTAGCAACTGAGGCAGGATTTGAACAGTGTTTCTTGTACCATTTTGGTGGGAAGGTTTTTCCCAGTGAGAAAACTGAGGACCTAGAGTTTTGGATTGGTTTGGCCCACAAGAAACTATTGAAAGCCTTCAATGAAGAAAGCATCTCTTTAAAGAAgcaaaattttcaacaaaag ATACGAGCAGACAGTTTGGCCACATTGGGGCTTTTTACATACCTTGGAAGAAAGACTAGAATGTTTTTGTCAGTAATGGGCATTAAGGATCTTGACGGAGTAGTCAAGGACTTCCTCAG GTACCTGGAATTTGGCATTCTTTTCATTTATCCGGAATTTTCCTCCATCAGTGTGTACCAGTGTTTCATGGAG GTGGTAACAGATGAGATAGGATGGCTTGATTTTTATATGTCCTTTGTTCAAATAAACTGCAAGGAGAAAAGGTCTAAACATAATGCTCGCCAGGCAGAGAAAGAGATAATTTCTTCTGTAGTTTTTACTGTGTGCTATGATGTTTTCTCTGGGTTTGCACACTTCAATCGCTCAACTCAACAATCATTTGACACAGCTTCACGGTCATACTTGCTTATTTg TCAGGGTTTGCTTAGTATTTGTCTGCAATATCACTGGGCTGCTTATGACAAGTCGGG GGAATCACTAAATACCATGGATCATGCTGCAATTGACAACCAAACATCATATATGGGAAGTATAAATGGACCCAAGTTACCTCGGGTGTTTGAAGTGCATCAGATGTCACATGATTTAACTACAGAAGGATGTCCAGAGATTAATTTTCGAAACAGTAGTACATTCAAAAAG GCTTCAGTTTCTGCAATCACAAGTAAGAAAACATATGAGAAAGACTCTGATATTGACAAGTCAAATACTCAGCCTCAAAATTTTATCAAGAGATACATAATCAAATTGGCATCCACAAGTGCA GACATCTGGATGGGTACTGTATTGCTCTTCATAGACATTTCAGTTGCTTTAGAGCTACTTTCAAGGCAAATGCATGGCTGCAAGCCTTCTGGTAGTCAAAGAAAGAGGCTAAACAGAACCTTGTCTGACATAATTGTGCTAATTCCAGTGACAATCTTGATGCTACTTCCT GTAACAGCTGTAGGCCATGCAGCTATTCTGGCAGCTATCAAGAAGTATATGCCGTTCTTG ATCCCTTCATCTTATTCTTCTGAGCGCTTGGATGTTGTAAAGCAAATAAAGCAAACTAGAGAGATGGGTGATCAGTTACATTTGGCTCAGTTTGACCTTGAAGATCAACCAGTAACCATTTCTTGA